tgattacaagaaggcctatgactcaatgccccacagctggatactggaatgcctagaattgtacaagatcaatgggaccctaagagccttcatcaggaactcaatggggatgtggcgtacaacactagaggccaactccaagcccatagcacaagtcaccatcaagtgcgggatctaccaaggagatgctctgtccccactgctgttctgcataggcctgaaccccctcagtgagatcattaacaagactggctacggataccgactacggaacggagcagttgtcagccacctcctgtacatggatgacatcaagctgtatgccaagagtgaacgagacatcgattcactgatccacactaccaggctatacagcaatgacattggaatgtcgttcggactggagaagtgtagtcggatggtaacacagagagggaaggtagtcagaactgaggggattgaactaccagaaggcaacattgcagacatagaggacagttacaagtacttggggatcccacaaGCGAATGGGAACCaggaagaggccgctagaaaagctgcaaacaccaagtacctgcagagggtcaggcaagtcctgaggagtcagctgaatggtaagaacaagatccgggccatcaacacgtacgccctgcccgtgatcaggtaccctgctggggtaataggctggccaaaggaggagatagaagccactgacataaagacaagaaagctccttaccatgcatggagggtttcaccccaagtccagcaccctgaggctgtacgctaagcggaaggaagggggccggggactggtgagtgtcagcaccacagtccaggatgagacaacgaacatccaagaatacattgggaagatggccccaactgaccgagtgctcagtgaatacctcaggcagcagaaacccaagaaagaggagggagacaaggaaccatcatggaaggacaggcccctgcacggtatgtaccaccggcagatagaggaggtggctgatatccagaaatcctaccagtggctggacaaagcgggactgaaagacagcacagagggactaatcatggcagcacaagatccatagagactggggtctatcacaccaggcaagaccccaggtgcaggctgtgtaaagatgccccagagacaatccagcacataacagcagggtgcaagatgctagcaggcaaggcatacatggaacgccataaccaagtggccggcatagtgtacaggaacatctgtgccgagtataacctggaagtcctgaggtcaaaatgggagatgcccccaagggtggtggagaatgaccgagctaagatcctgtgggacttccagatacagacggacaaaatggtggtggctaaccaaccggacatagtggtggtagacaaacagaagaagacggccgtagtgatcaatgtagcggttccgaatgacagcaatatcaggaagaaggaacacgagaagctggagaaataccaagggctcagagaagagctcgagaggatgtggagggtgaaggtaacggtggtccccgtggtaatcggagcactaggtgtggtgactcccaagctaggcgagtggctccagcagatcccgggaataacatcggagatctctgtccagaagaccgcagtcctgggaacagctaagatactgcgcaggaccctcaagctcccaggcctctggtagaggacccgagcttgaaggataaacctgggtgtttttgttttatatatatatatatatatatattaggggtgcaacgatattcgtatcgatattgaaccgttcgatacagtgctttcggttcggtacgcatatgtatcgaacaatacaacatttgtaatttattttatcaactttccttctgacgatgctgtctgtgttgagcgctcagtgaatctgcgttcgactactccgcctaggctgcactgtcgagcgcagatccactgagcgctcaacacagacagcatcgtcagaaggaagagcgcagggcacctcccccaccctcattcagatgtggtgtttggaattattttggttttcatgtggcgtatgaccctgaaggtaagcgagtcatggactaaagtaaaacagtatgttggatgtgccacacaatgctcaattacatgggtgggaactagtgtgttagcgcagttagctcgttaatgtgttggccgtctagccccatgcacggggcgatcggcggtagctcgttaacggagatttgccgtgttgtggcgtcaacgagattaacctgaaagcactagtgggaacacaatgaacacatttacgccgacatcatcctagtgcaaagacaaaaacaacaagcatgctactaactttagccgagtcatttagacagctgttagcacatgattctccttatgctgctgagaatatagcccagaagaagcggatagtatagcttttattttggaaagagacatttctctgtaataaactctcttttccaaagatgagtgattcctcaatcagatacagggctcgcaatatcgccagcccgacgtcccggagctagcgatttttccagtcgggctattgtaggaagaaaaatatatgtcaatgcttttgcattctttcggaaatgtagctgggtaattatgtcattggcatcgttgagccactgtcaatatgtgacatattgaaatcgcgtttgaatttgcgcttgtttttttgctttcactttgcaatcgtgcgaactgtgtatagagagcgacagcactgatctgtgagtgatgataatttgtgcaccaattcctctgacatcgtcttattaatcgttagcttactatgcaaacatgacaagtgaaatctcccgcagcaagcttaaacatgtgagaggttgatcgcgcagagaatcgctgagcttatgtgagtgagtgtgtaaaagcatttcagttctgctgagccaaataagacaggtcagggtgaagaagtgacagccaaagaaaagcttacaacaaaacggagaagttatgacaaatcagactataaggcaaaaagaaagtgcagctttatggtttcatggacaaaataatttctgtggctgcaatatgacgagctaaataaccagggctgcacataagtggtccgcaggtgcgcattcgctgtcaaaataacaaacacgtacaagggttagggttaaatttaaaaactgtacttttgagttaaaatatatatttataattttaataaatgacaaattaagaaggcatgaacattttttttgtatcgaaaaaatatcgaaccgtgacaccaaagtatcgaaccgaaccgaaccgtgaattttgtgtatcgttgcacccctaatatatatatatatatatatatatatatatatatatatatatatatatatatatatatatatacgtgtgtgtgtgtgtgtgtgtgtgtgtgtgtgtgtatacagaaATGTGCTGATTCCAACTTGCTTGGTTCTGCTTCATTGATATCCCGCAGGAACGTCAGATAATGACGCGAGTGAAAATGAAGAGGAGGTAGGAGAATAAACATTTCTATCAAATGATCGAAATGAATATTTGGTTTGTTCTTTAATGTGACAagatattttaatttcattctcACAGAAGAAGTCATGCCATCGACAATTTGAGACACTGCTCAGCAGACTTCATCTTCAAGACAAACTCCAACTCAAGTTTTCAGTAgaagatttttttcaaatacGCCCACCTATAAAACTGCACCACATCACATCTGAGAAAGATCTAGCTCAGATGTTTCTCTACAGACTGATGATGTTAGACTACAGGGCCAGATGTATTCTTGTAAGAACAGACAGTCTTGAGATGGCCTATTTAAATCCCACGGTGTCTGAAATCACTGAGACGGATGACGGTGATTTAGAGGCTTTATTGAGAACAAGCGTAGACACACATGAGAAAGAACAGACTCCTCTGCATCCAATGGATGTTCAGATGGCAGTATATCACTGCTCAGACAGCTTCCTTAAACAGATCATAATTGCAAAGCTCGCTCAGTGTCAGTATGCCTTACCTTTGCTTGTTCCTGACCCAGTATCAAAGGAGATTGTGTGTCCTTTGTGGACATTCAGACAAATAACAAAAAGCTGGAAGGTAACTCAAATCGAACCTGACTCACAAATTGTCACCATGAAGAACATCCCAGTCTACAAAGCTCAGACACCCTTGGTGTCATTTTTCCGCCTGGGTTCTTTGTCAGTGTCTAAATCTCAGCTGATGAACACTTTGCTCAACGATCGTcacagcaccttcttccacagaaACTGCTTAGGAAGCATCAAGTCTCGCCATCTGATGGATGGTGTGGCAGAGATTGCCTGGTACTGTCCTGCTGGAAAACCCAATGATGCCTTCAATGACTGCATTGCCTTTTGTAATCTTCATGGTGATGCGCTGTCACTTCAAGAACAGTGTGAAATATTGATTGAAAAATCCTCCATCAATATTTTTCTTGTTGAAactctgcagaaaaacaaagaaagtagtTCTTTCATAGCAACTCTTTTTAAGTCCAAGAAGTCGCTCATTTGTGTCACTGTTGATGACTGCTATGATGTTAAgacaaaaaatggaaaatacattATCGGGCTCAAAGATAAAAACCAAGCGGATGTATCTGAACAGCTGAAAAAGATAATTAGAGAAGTTTTATCTTCTCCAGATGGTTCCAACTTGAAGCCATTTTTCCATCTTGAAACCATGGCTGAGCTCTCTGGAACCAGAGTGGATGAAAGTGACCCAGCCTGTCAAAGAGGGAAATCTGCTGCTTTGCAAATAATGAATCTGCTCACAAAAGACAACATGGATGTCTCGAAGATCAAAGATGAATTTCTTGCTGTTCAAGGGCAGCTCTGGTGTGACTGGtgcaaaatacacaaacagcTGTTTCATCTTAGAGGAGAAATTGAAAAGGAGAGAAGTCAAAAGCAACAAGAACTGATGAGAATCCGTCAGAAACAATGTGCTGCTTCCTGCAGTAAACTGATGGAGCTGTTCATTGGAAGCCTCTCATCATTGCCACCAATAGACAAAGAATATTTCCTAAAATGGACTCAGATCTTAATAGATGCGCTCTCCACAAATTATCTTTCTTTGATTCTCAGAAGTTACAATACAACATGGTCTGAGGTCTTGGTTTTGAAAAGCAAACATGACAAATCAGATTTGCTATTGAGAAAACAGGCTGAGCTCGAAGGCATCTCCAAAAAACTGCAGTCTGCATCTTTTGGCTTGGAGCACATCTTCAGGGAAATGGGACAGCTCTATGAAGCCCATAGAGAAATACAGCAGGAGAGAAACAACACTGACTGGTCTAAATATCCTGAGCTGGCTGCACAGTTGATGATATCAGGATATCCAATGGAGCTGATGGATGGAGATGCAGGTCACGTGCCTTTAACGTGGATCTCCAGTCTTTTAGAGGAAGTCATCAAGAAACTGGGTGACCAGAGAGTTTTTGTGTTGTCAGTTTTAGGCCTACAAAGCAGTGGAAAATCAACAATGCTGAACACCATGTTTGGTTTGCAGTTTGCAGTAAGTGCTGGCAGGTGCACCAAAGGTGCCTTTATGCAACTGCTCAAAGTATCAGAGGAGATGCAGAAAGACTTTCAGACCGACTATGTTCTAGTGGTGGACACTGAAGGACTCTGTGCTCTTGAGTTGGAAGGTAATGCCACTCCTCACCATGACAATGAACTGGCAACATTTGTTGTTGGTCTGGGAAACTTGACATTGATCAACATCTTTGGAGAGAATCCATCTGAGATGCAGGACATTCTGCAGATTGTTGTTCAGGCTTTCATGAGGATGAAGAAAGTTCATCTTTCTCCcagttgtgtgtttgttcaccAGAATGTTACAGATGtggcagcagcagagaaaaacaTGGATGGAAAGAGACGCCTGCAGGAAAAACTGGACCAGATGACCAAGCtagcagctgaagaggaggttTGCGATGCAGAGTGCTTCAGTGATGTCATTGAATTTGATGTGCAAAAAGATGTGAAATACTGTGCCCAGCTATGGGAGGGCAGTCCACCCATGGCTCCTCCAAATCCAGGTTACAGTGAGAGCATCCAAGAACTAAAGGACGTCATCCTGTCTAAAGCTTCAAAGTCTGCTGGAATCACACTCTCTCAGTTCAAGACCAAAGTTGAGGACCTGTGGAATGCCCTTCTGAATGAaagctttgttttcagttttaaaaacacacttgaaATCGCAGTATACAGAAAACTTGAGGTTCAGTATGGGAACTGGACCTGGGCCCTTAGAAGCAAGATGTTGACCACTGAAGAACAGCTTCATAACAGAATTGAAAATGGTGATCTTGACAAGGTTGAGAAGAAGTATCTTTTGGAGgaaacaagcaaaacatttaaagaaattagGAAAGCGATAAAAACATACTTTGAGAGTGACAAGGATAAAGAAATGTTGACTCAGTGGAGAGGACGATTTGAAATCAAAATCAGTGAGTTTTATGATGAGCAGGTGagcagattaaaaacaaaacttgatgGAGTTATCCTCCAGAAGAAAGCATGTAAACAGTTGGATGATGATAAGACAGGCTTTGAGAACAAGCTGCTACAGAAGAGCAAAGAGCTCGCTCAGCAACTGAAGGATAAAGTCAGAGATGAAGAAGAGCTTAACAAACAGTTCAACTCTGTTTGGAGCGGCTGGATTACTGAATTAACAGCAGATACTAAAACAGTTGTAGACGTCAACTTGGAAGAAGATTATTGTACTATTCTTCAAGAACTCGGTTTTGAACTGGCTTTTGTAGATGAATCAAAAAGACGTGGGAGATACAAGAAAATATCTGAGATTGGTGATTATTCAGACTACCTGAAGACAAGTGGACCAAAATTTCTGGGGACTGTGGTAGATCTTTACAAAAAATATGCTTTCAGCAGTTCTTTCTCAtttaaagaacaacaacaaatcagATCGCTcattgaaaaagctgaaaacgaGTCCCTTGGTGCACTGAAAAGTAAACCTGTAGTAACAAGAGGCTACACACCAACTTACTTGCATGAACTTGCCAAACATGTGAAAGATGAAGTCGAGAAATTTGTGTCAGAAAGGAAATTTGCTTTGAAGAAGGATTTTACAGTTGATCTCTTGCTGTATGTGTTCGACAGAGCAGAGACTTGGCTTCTCGAGTCCcataaaaaattcaaaatgaggaATGATCCACTCACATATTTAGAAAGCAAGGAAGCACAGTTCTCCACAGTTTTTAGAAGCTTTTGCAAAGGAAACTCATCTGCTGTTGTCCTTGGAGAACTGATCTGTGAAAAGCTGAAAGCTTCCACTGTTGAGGCTCTCTACAACAGGACTGCCATTGATCTGGCTGACCAGATGAAGTGCAATTTCCCAGCATTCAGTGGCAACACTCTGGACTTGGAAAAACATATACTGAAGTCCCTCGCTGAGAAAGAAGTCTTTGATGATTTCATCACCTACATCAAGAACCCAAGGAAACATACAAAAGCTTTTATCGCAGCAGCAGTAGAGAAATACATCTTCAAAGATCACAAGGATGAAGCCATGAATTTACTTGAGAAAAACGTTCTTGACATCAACTCACTTGTTAGTCAAGCTTTATTTACTGCAACACATAAAGTCCAAACTCAGGGAGGAGAGgcagacaggtggctgaaggaGTTTTCCAGTGCGCTAAATGATAAGCTTACTCTGGATCCCATTTGTTCTCAAAACTTCAGTGACATAAATGATTTTAACTTTCTGAAGGGAGAGATAGAGAAAGGATTTGCTGCCATCATTGTGCAGATGAGCACCATGTCACTGGAAAACTTGAAGGAATCCAGACTGAAGCCGGATGAAATCCTCACAGATCAGCTGTGTAAGCGTTGCTGGGTAAAGTGTCCATTCTGTTCCGCTGTTTGTATCAACACTATTGACGATCACAGTCCCGATGACCACAGCGTCCCTTTCCATCGACCTAATGGGATCCAAGGATGGCACTACAAAGGCACAGAGGAGTTGTGCATCACTTTCTGCACAACAAACGTTTCGAGCGAAGGCAGGTTTTACCCTCATCATGATTCAGAGGAAAGCATTCCTTATAAACAATACAGAACTGCTGGCTCA
The Astatotilapia calliptera chromosome 17, fAstCal1.2, whole genome shotgun sequence genome window above contains:
- the LOC113009409 gene encoding interferon-induced very large GTPase 1-like: MEELEQTAEKKGGKRNRRLCRKRRKCKIFRLCCCCCATDDELDESETTTKPLLNKTGEAQHLELNVTSTGSETENASVPSSTNNRVEEKVEITREVRGKTEPQDENEDQSEKREDTATGGGESETWTPSQPLNIEKGEESAKSAAETESYTMNEDIQSKSNDTAAPAENSIIKIQATSEANKKGTSDNDASENEEEKKSCHRQFETLLSRLHLQDKLQLKFSVEDFFQIRPPIKLHHITSEKDLAQMFLYRLMMLDYRARCILVRTDSLEMAYLNPTVSEITETDDGDLEALLRTSVDTHEKEQTPLHPMDVQMAVYHCSDSFLKQIIIAKLAQCQYALPLLVPDPVSKEIVCPLWTFRQITKSWKVTQIEPDSQIVTMKNIPVYKAQTPLVSFFRLGSLSVSKSQLMNTLLNDRHSTFFHRNCLGSIKSRHLMDGVAEIAWYCPAGKPNDAFNDCIAFCNLHGDALSLQEQCEILIEKSSINIFLVETLQKNKESSSFIATLFKSKKSLICVTVDDCYDVKTKNGKYIIGLKDKNQADVSEQLKKIIREVLSSPDGSNLKPFFHLETMAELSGTRVDESDPACQRGKSAALQIMNLLTKDNMDVSKIKDEFLAVQGQLWCDWCKIHKQLFHLRGEIEKERSQKQQELMRIRQKQCAASCSKLMELFIGSLSSLPPIDKEYFLKWTQILIDALSTNYLSLILRSYNTTWSEVLVLKSKHDKSDLLLRKQAELEGISKKLQSASFGLEHIFREMGQLYEAHREIQQERNNTDWSKYPELAAQLMISGYPMELMDGDAGHVPLTWISSLLEEVIKKLGDQRVFVLSVLGLQSSGKSTMLNTMFGLQFAVSAGRCTKGAFMQLLKVSEEMQKDFQTDYVLVVDTEGLCALELEGNATPHHDNELATFVVGLGNLTLINIFGENPSEMQDILQIVVQAFMRMKKVHLSPSCVFVHQNVTDVAAAEKNMDGKRRLQEKLDQMTKLAAEEEVCDAECFSDVIEFDVQKDVKYCAQLWEGSPPMAPPNPGYSESIQELKDVILSKASKSAGITLSQFKTKVEDLWNALLNESFVFSFKNTLEIAVYRKLEVQYGNWTWALRSKMLTTEEQLHNRIENGDLDKVEKKYLLEETSKTFKEIRKAIKTYFESDKDKEMLTQWRGRFEIKISEFYDEQVSRLKTKLDGVILQKKACKQLDDDKTGFENKLLQKSKELAQQLKDKVRDEEELNKQFNSVWSGWITELTADTKTVVDVNLEEDYCTILQELGFELAFVDESKRRGRYKKISEIGDYSDYLKTSGPKFLGTVVDLYKKYAFSSSFSFKEQQQIRSLIEKAENESLGALKSKPVVTRGYTPTYLHELAKHVKDEVEKFVSERKFALKKDFTVDLLLYVFDRAETWLLESHKKFKMRNDPLTYLESKEAQFSTVFRSFCKGNSSAVVLGELICEKLKASTVEALYNRTAIDLADQMKCNFPAFSGNTLDLEKHILKSLAEKEVFDDFITYIKNPRKHTKAFIAAAVEKYIFKDHKDEAMNLLEKNVLDINSLVSQALFTATHKVQTQGGEADRWLKEFSSALNDKLTLDPICSQNFSDINDFNFLKGEIEKGFAAIIVQMSTMSLENLKESRLKPDEILTDQLCKRCWVKCPFCSAVCINTIDDHSPDDHSVPFHRPNGIQGWHYKGTEELCITFCTTNVSSEGRFYPHHDSEESIPYKQYRTAGSKYATWRITPDGSRLSYWKWFVCRFQNTLEEHYNLKFQGRGEIPDDWKKISKEEAIKSLDEMYC